CTCCTCGCCGACCAGGGACTGCCCCAGGCCCATCAGATCGCCGGGGCCATCCACGACGCGGTGGCCCAGAGCCTGTCCCGCGCGGTGCCCATGCCCCCGCCGCTCACCGCCGAGGCCGACCGTCCCCGCCGGACGGCCACCCCGGCACCGGGCCCGGAACAGAGCTCCTCCGCACCCCAGGGCGCCCCCAGCGCCGTACCGCCGTCGTCGCCGTACGGCACCCAGCCGACCGGCACCCAGCCACCTGGCATCCAGGCACCCGGCACCCCACCACAACCGATGTCTCCCCACGGCGGCTCGCCCTCCGGCTCACCGCAGCCGATGTCCCCCCACGGCAGCCCCGCTCCCGGGACGCCGCAGCCCACCTCCCCCTACGGCGCACAGGGCACCCCGGCGGTCGGCGGGCCGCCGTCCGGATACGGCCAGGGGCCCTCGGACGCCTCCGCTCCGCAACCGAACGCACCCACCGCCGGCGGGCCGATCGACTACAGCCATCCCCGCCGTCAGAGCGCCGCCCCACCGCCGCCCGCGCCCACCGCGCCTCCCGCCCCGCCGGGGCAGCCCGCGCGGCCCGTCGCCGGGGACGCGACCGGGTGGTCCATGGACGAGCGGCTCTACAACCAGGTGTGGGGCATGTTCGAGGACCTGGCCCGCTCCACGGCCGCGTACCGCAGTGCCGTCGACTTCGCCGACTCGAGGATGGAGAAGGAACTCGACGCGGCCCTCGCCGACCCGCGCAGCCGGATCGGCGGACAGGGCGACGCGGCGCGGGAGACGGCCCGCGCCAAGCACGCCCAGCTCGTCGAACAGGCACGCGCGGTCTACGACCGGGATCTCGGCCAGCTCACGGCCGAGTCCGAGGTGGTCGAGCCCGCCCTGCCGCCGGCGTACGCCCGCTGGGACAACCCGGTCTGGCACGGCTACCGGGTGCCCTTCGAGGTCCCCATGGCCGTGCGCCTGGGCGACCTGCATCTGCCGGAGTGCCCCGAGCTGCGCATCCCGATGCTGGTCAGGCTGCCGCTGGAGCGCGGCCTGTGGATCGACAGCGGAGCCGCCGGATCGCTCGACGGCTCGTTCCTCGACGCCCACGAACTGCACCGCCTCGCCCTGGACACGGCCGTGGCGATCGCGGCCCGGCTGATCGCCGTGCACCCCGCGGGCGACTTCACCCTGCACGTCATCGACCCGGCGGGATCGGGGGTCCAGGCGCTCGCGCCGCTGGCGCGGACCGGTGTGCTCGCCGCCCCGCCCGCCGTCGGCGCGGCGGGTGTCGCCGAGACCCTCGGGCGGCTCACCCAGCGCGTCGACCTGGTGCAGATGGCGGTCCGCGGCGGCGCGGCCGACTCCCTGCCGCCCGGTGTGGACGCCTCCGAGCAGCTCCTGATCGTCAACGACTTCCCGCACGGTTTCGACGACCGGGCGGTGACCCAGCTGCGCTACCTCGCGGACGAGGGCCCGTCCGTCGGCGTCCACCTGATGATGGTCGCGGACCGTGAGGAGGCTTCCGCCTACGGCCCCCTCCTCGACCCCCTGTGGCGCTCGCTGATGCGCCTGACCCCGGTGCCCGACGACCACCTCGCCGACCCCTGGGTGGGGCACGCCTGGACGTACGAGCCCGCCCTCGTGCCGCCCGGCAGCCAGGTGCTCCAGCAGGTCCTGACGCAGGTCGCGGCGGCTCGTACCAAGTACTCGTAAAGCCGCCTCCACCTGCTTATTTGACTTTTATTTTGCCAATCGCTTTACCTTTCCTTGGTGATTGGGTACCGTTGACGGCACGGAGGGGAGTACTCCCTGTCGACTGCGGCGTACCCGTCAATACGGATCAGGCCTGATCCCGGGGCGTCGGCCCACCGTGGGTGGAAGAGACCTCCGGCAGCGCGACGACGCTGGTTACTTGCCGTTACGTATTGCCGGAGGAACCTGTGGATGTATCCGTGACCCTGTGGGTCCTGACCGTCGTGGGCCTCGCCGCCCTCATCGCGGTCGACTTCTTCATCGGCCGCAAGCCGCACGACGTGTCCATCAAGGAAGCGGGCATCTGGACCGTCGTCTGGATCGCCCTGGCCGGTCTCTTCGGCCTCGGACTGCTGATCTTCGGTGGTGGACAGGCCGGCGGCGAGTTCTTCGCGGGCTTCATCACCGAGAAGTCCCTCAGCGTGGACAACCTCTTCGTCTTCGTCCTGATCATGGCGAAGTTCGCGGTGCCCTCGCAGTACCAGCAGCGGGTGCTGCTCGTCGGTGTCCTCATAGCCCTGGTGCTGCGCGCGATCTTCATCGCCGCCGGCGCCGCGATCCTCGCCAGCTTCGCCTGGGTGTTCTACATCTTCGGCGCCTTCCTCATCTGGACCGCCTGGAAGCTCATCCAGGAGGCCCGTGCCGACGAGGAGGACGAGGAGTTCGAGGAGAACAAGCTGCTCAAGGCCGCCGAGCGCAGGTTCGGTGTCGCCGACCGCTACCACGGCACCAAGCTGTGGATCGTGGAGAACGGCAAGCGGGTCATGACCCCGATGCTGGTCGTGATGCTCGCCATCGGCACCACCGACGTGCTCTTCGCACTCGACTCGATCCCCGCGATCTTCGGCCTGACCCAGGACCCGTACATCGTCTTCACCGCCAACGCCTTCGCCCTGATGGGTCTGCGGCAGCTGTACTTCCTCATCGGTGGCCTGCTGAAGAAGCTGGTCCACCTCAGCTACGGCCTGTCGATCATCCTCGGCTTCATCGGCGTCAAGCTGGTGCTGCACGCCCTGCACGAGTCCGGGGTCCACGTCCCCGAGATCAGCATTCCGGTCTCGCTCGGCGTGATCTGCTCGGTCCTGATCGTGACCACGCTCACCAGCCTCCGTGCGTCCAAGAAGATGGCGGCGGCCGAGGCGGCGCAGGCGGAGAGCGAAGGCGCTCCGAAGGACAGCATCGAGGCCTGACCACGGTCGGCGTAGAAAGAACCACCACCGGGAGCGGTGCGCGGCGAATTGCCGGGCACCACTCCCGGTGCTTGGTTGGTCGAGAGCGCGTACCCCGGCCCGGGGGCGCCGTGGCCGGCGGGAGACACCCATGAAGTTCGTGCAGATCATCGGCTTCGAGACGGAGCGCCTGGAGGAGATGCGGCAGCTGATGGAGGAGGCGGGGCAGCGCAACGCGGGCAGGCCGGGCGGACCGACCCACCGCATGCTCCTGAAGGACCGCGACAAGCCCAACCACTACCTGGCGGTGCTCGAGTTCGAGTCGTACGACGAGGCCATGCGCAACAGCGACGACCCCGAGACGGGCAAACTCGCGGAGCAGTTGGCCGCACTGAGCTTCGGCGAGCGCGTCTACACCAACTGCGACGTCCTGGAATCGGGCGAACTCAAGTAGTGCAAGCCCAAAGAGCGCAAACCCGAGGAGTGCAAGCCCGGTTCACCTCTGGGACGATCGCGGCATGATCGCTCGGCTCAGTTCGCTCACCACGAGCTGGACGTCCGTCGTGCCGGTGCTCGCGGTCGTCCTGCTGGTGTTCACCTGGGGGCGCGATCTGCCCGGCGCGGTCGTGGTGCTCGTGACCCTGGTCCTCGCCGGAGCGGTGCTGGCGGCCGTGCACCACGCCGAGGTGGTGGCCCACCGGGTCGGTGAACCGTTCGGCTCGCTCGTCCTGGCCGTCGCCGTCACCATCATCGAGGTCGCCCTGATCGTCACCCTGATGGCGGACGGCGGCGACAAGAGTTCCACCCTGGCCAGGGACACGGTGTTCGCGGCCGTGATGATCACCTGCAACGGCATCGTCGGCATCAGCCTCCTGGTGGCCTCACTGCGCCACGGCACCGCCGTGTTCAACCCCGAGGGCACCGGCGCCGCCCTCGCCACGGTCGCCACCCTGGCCACCCTGAGCCTGGTGCTGCCGACCTTCACGACGAGCAAGCCGGGCCCGGAGTTCTCCACCACGCAGCTGACCTTCGCCGCGCTCTCCTCGCTGGTCCTGTACGGCCTGTTCGTGGCGACCCAGACCGTGCGGCACCGCGACTACTTCCTCCCGATCACCCGCCAGGGCGAGCTGATCACCGGCGACGACCACGCCGATGTGCCCACCGCCCGCACCGCGCTGATCAGCCTGGGCCTGCTGGGACTCGCCCTGATCGGAGTGGTCGGCCTCGCCAAGGGCGTCTCGCCGACCATCGAGTCCGGCGTGGCCAAGGCCGGCCTCCCGCATGCCGTCGTCGGTGTGATCATCGCCCTGCTGGTGCTGCTCCCCGAGACCATTGCCGCCCTGCGCTCGGCCCGCCGCGACCGCGTGCAGACCAGCCTCAACCTCGCCCTCGGCTCGGCCATGGCCAGCATCGGCCTGACCATCCCCGCGGTCGCCCTGGCGTCCGTCTGGCTCTCCGGCCCGCTCGTCCTCGGCCTCGGCGCCACCCACATGGTGCTCTTGGCCCTCACCGTGGTGGTGAGCTCGCTGACCGTGGTGCCGGGCCGGGCCACCCCGCTCCAGGGCGGCGTCCACCTGGTGCTGTTCGCCGCCTACCTGGAGCTGGCGATCAACCCGTAGCGTCCGCGGCCGGCTCCCCACCGCGCACAGGCTCCCCACCGCGCACAGGCTCCCCACCGGGCACAGGCTCCCCACCGCGCACCGGCTCCGCCACCGCACCGCGTACCGGCTCCGCACCGCGCACCGGCCGGGTCTCCGGCAGCAACGCGAAACACCCGAGGCTGAGCAGCGCGATCCCGGTCAGATACGCGCCCACGCCCCAGGGCACCCGCCCGCCGTGCTCCACCAGAGCCGTCGCCACGATCGGTGTGAGCGCGCCGCCGACGACCCCGCCGAGGTTGTAGCCGACCGCGGCACCCGTGCAGCGCACCCGGGGCTCGTACAACTCCGGCAGATAGGCGGCGATCACCGCGAACATGGTGATGAACGCGATCATCGCGCCCAGGAACCCGAGGAACATGAGCAACGGCTCCCCGGTCGCGAGCAGCGCGACCATCGGGAACATCCACAGCGCGGCCGCCGCGCAGCCGGCGAGGCACAACGGCCGCCGCCCGTACCGGTCCCCGAGCAGCGCGAACACGGGCGTGAGCGAGCCCTTCACCAGCACCGCCGCCATGATGCAGGTCAGCATGACCGTACGGCCCACCCCGAGCCGCTCCGTCGCATACGCGAGGGACCAGGTCGTCACGGCGTAGAAGATCGCGTACCCGACGGCGAGCGCCCCGGCCGTCAGCAGGACGAGCCGCCAGTGGTCGCGCGCCACCTCGGCGAGCGGCACGCGCGCGTGGTCGTCGATCTCCAGGAAGCCGGGGCTCTCCGCGAGCGAGGAGCGCAGCCACAGCCCCACCGCCGCCAGCACCCCGGCCGCCCAGAACGGCACCCGCCAGCCCCACTGCGCGAACTGGGCCTCCGACAGCGTGGCCGACAGGGCCAGGACCACCCCGTTGGCGAGCAGGAAGCCCAGGGCGGGACCCACCTGCGGGAAGCTCGTCCACAGCCCGCGCCGCTCGGCGGGCGCGTGCTCCGCCGTCAGCAGGACGGCCCCGCCCCACTCGCCGCCGAGACCCAGCCCCTGGAGAAAGCGCAGCACCAGGAGCAGCAGGGGCGCGGCGACACCGATCGTGTCGTACGTCGGCACACAGCCGACCGCGACTGTCGCGGCCCCGGTCAGCAGCAGCGAGGCCACGAGCACCGGCCGCCGCCCGTGCCGGTCGCCGATGTGCCCGAACAGCACCGACCCGAGCGGCCGCGCGACGAACCCCACGCCGAACGTCCCGAAGGCGGCCAATGTCCCCGCGAGCGGCGAGACCGTCGGGAAGAACAGCGGCCCCAGGACCAGCGCGGCGGCCGTCCCGTAGACGAAGAAGTCGTAGAACTCGATGGCCGTCCCGGCGAGTGAGGCGGCCGCGAGCCGCGGCATGGAGGGCGCCCTTGGGGTGCGTACGTCGTGCATGCAGCGTCAACCACCCGCGGTGACCCGGAGTTACGGCGTGGAGTACAGGCCGGGTCCCGGAGGCGTGGGGCCGGTGGCGCGGGAGCCGCCCGTGACCCGCAGGAACTCCAGCTTCTCCGCGTCGGGGGAACCCGCCGCCACCGTGTAGACGACGAGGCGGAGGTCGCTGCCGGGGACGGTGAGGACGTCGCAGTCGCAGAGCACCTCGCCGACCTGGGGGTGCACGATGGTCTTGCGGGCCGAGACGTGCGGTCCGACCGCCCCCTCGTCCCACAGCCGGGCGAACTCCGCACTGGTGGAGCGCAGTTCTTCCACGAGGCCGGTCAGGCCGCGGTCGCGGGGGTAGCTGAGGAGAGCCGCGCGCAGGTCGGAGACGAGGGCGGTGCCGAGGCCCTCGCCCTCCTGGAGCACGGGCCAGGCCGCGAGCCCCGAGGGCCCGGTGGTGAAGACCGCCCGGACCAGGTTCCGTTCGCTGTGGGTCCGGGTACTGGGGTCGCCCAGCAGCACCGCCCAGGCGGGAGTCCAGGACAGCAGGGTCCAGTCGGCACTGAACACGGCTGCCGGGAACTCCCCGAGGCGGGCCAGCATCCGTTGGACCCCCGCGGGAACGTGCGTGGAGACCGTCCCCTCCTGGGGAGGGAGGAGCCCGGCCAGCCGGTAGGCGTAGTCGCGTTCCGCGGGCTGTAGTTGCAGGGCCCGGGCCAGGCTCGCGACGACCTGCGCGGAAGGGTTGGTGGCGCGGCCCTGCTCCAGCCGCACCACGTAGTCGACCGACAGCCCCGCGAGGTCGGCCAGTTCCTCGCGGCGCAGTCCCGCGGCACGTCGTCCGGGCCGCGCGGGCCGTCCGACGTCGAGGGGGGAAAGCCGGTCGCGCCAGCGGCGCAGTGCCGTGCCCAGGGTCTCGTCCACTCGGCCATTGTGTCCGCCGCACAGCCGTGGTGCCTGGTACTGGCAGTCCTACCGTCGCAGGGGGCACTGGTTGTCGTCTCGTCGCGGGCCGAGAGTGAACGCATGACCACAACATTCATCACCGGAGCCAACAAGTCCCTCGGCTACGAGACCGCCCGTCGGCTGATCGAGGCCGGCCACACCGTCCTCGTCGGTGCCCGTGATCCGGAGCGCGGCCAGGCGGCCGCCGACGCACTCGGTGCCCGTTTCGTCCAGATCGACGTCACGGACGACGCGTCGGTGGCCGCGGCCGCCGCCGACATCGGGGCCCGCGAGGGCGGCATCGACGTCCTGATCAACAACGCCGGTGTCTTCGGGACGCACAGCCCCGCCGACCGGATCACGGCCGCCGACGCGAGCGAGGTGTTCGAGGTCAACGTCGTGGGGATCGTCCGGGTGACGCACGCGTTCCTGCCCCTGCTGCGCAAGTCCGCGAACCCGGTGATCGTCAACGTGTCCAGCGGTATGGGGTCGTTCGCGGCCACCCACGACGCCGAGCGCGTCGAGTCGAAGAACCTCGCGCCGCTCTACACGGCGTCGAAGGCCGCCGTGACCATGCTGACCACGCAGTACGCGAAGTCCCTGCCGGACGTGAAGGTCAACGCGGCCGACCCGGGCTACACCGCGACCGACTTCAACGGGCACAGCGGCCCGCAGACGGTGACCGAGGGGACCGACGCGATCGTCGAGCTGGCCACCGTCGGGGCGGACGGACCGACCGGAACCTTCCGCGACCGCCACGGCGATATGCCCTGGTGACGGCACAGAGCGGGGGCGATCAGTACGTGACGGTGATGCGCCGGGCGGGACCGTCGACGCGGACGAGGCCGCCGTAGGGGATGACGAGCTGGGGATCGGTGTGGCCGTAGTCCACGTCGAAGACGATGGTGGTGGTGGGCGCATACACCCGCATGGCCTGGAGTACGGCCTCGCGCTGCTCGGCGGCGTAACGATCCGCCTCCGCAGGGCTGTTGGGGCGTTCGAAGGACCAGCTCTTCGGGCGGCCCATCAGCAGGGCGGAGAAGCGCTGGAGCAGGCCGCGTTCGCCCATGTTGCGCAGGGTGCGGAAGACCTCGGCGGCGCTCGGCATCTCCTCGGAGGTCTCCAGGAGCAGCACTCCGCCGTCGTACTCGCTGAGATCGCGCGCGATCTCGCGGTCCGCCATCAGCAGCCAGCCGAGGATCTCCAGGCAGCCGCCCCAGGCGCGGCCCTCCACCGCCCGGTCGGCGTTCACCCAGGTCCAGCCGCCGCCGGGGCGGGTCTCGGGTTCGGCGTCGAAGGTGGCGGGATCGGCCCAGTCGCGGTTGACGTCGTTCCAGCGTTCGGCGGCGGTGAGTTCGTAGGGGCCGGAGGTGAACAGGGCGGCCCGCAGGGAGTCGGCGGTCAGCGGGTCCATGGCCACCGGACGGCCCAGCGCGGTCATCACGGTCGCGCCGTGATAGCCGACGATGCCGGTGTTGTACAGGTACGCCAGCAGGTTGGTGTTGTCGCTCATCCCGAAGAACGGCTTCGGGTTCGCCCGGATCAACTCCCGGTCCAGGAAAGGCAGTACGGTGATCTGGTCGTCACCGCCGATGGACGCCATGACCGCCTTCACGTCAGGGTCGGCGAAGGCCGCGTGGATGTCGGCGGCGCGCTCCTGGGGCGTCGAGCCCATCGTGCGGGTCGTCGGATACTCGACCGGCTCCAGTCCGTACTCCTTGCGCAGCCGCTCCAGTCCGAGCTCGAAGGGGCGCGGGAAGAGCCCCGGCAGGCCGGCGCCGGGGGAGATGACGGCGATGCGGTCGCCGGGTACGGGCTTGGAGGGGTACGAGAGAGTGGTCATGCCGGGAGGGTACGGGCGGCACCGCGCGCGGCGCACCGTGATAAACCGGGGACGAGCAGCCCACCCGTACCGGACCGGAGGAACCGTGCCCCGCACCCTGGCCAACGCCCCGATCATGATCCTCAACGGCCCCAACCTGAACCTGCTCGGCCAGCGGCAGCCGGAGATCTACGGCAAGGACACGCTGGCCGACGTCGAGGCCCTGTGCGCCAAGGCGGCGGCCGCGCACGGCGGCACGGTGGACTTCCGGCAGTCCAACCACGAGGGCGAACTGGTCGACTGGATCCACGAGGCCCGGCTGAACCACTGCGGGATCGTCATCAACCCGGGCGCCTACTCGCACACCTCGGTCGCGATCCTGGACGCGCTCAACACCTGCGACGGGATGCCGGTGCTGGAGGTGCACATCTCCAACATCCACCAGCGCGAGACCTTCCGGCACCACTCCTACGTCTCGCTGCGCGCGGACGGGGTCATCGCCGGGTGCGGGGTCCAGGGGTACGTCTTCGGCGTGGAGCGCGTGGCGGCGCTGGCGGGGCCGACGCGGGCCGAGGCGTAGGTCTGTATGGGGCGTCGGTAATGGGCGCCCGCTATGGAGGGCGCCCATTACACGCCCGCAAGGCCGCCCATTACACGCTCTTAAAGCCGCCCCGCCTCCACGATCCGCCGCAGGAATCGCTGCGTACGCTCCTGCTGCGGGTCGCCGAAGATCTGTTCGGCGGTGCCGCGCTCCAGCACGACCCCCGAGTCCAGAAAACAAACCTGGTCGGCGACCTCCCGCGCGAAGCCCATCTCGTGGGTGGCCAGCACCATGGTCATGCCGTCGCCCTTGAGGTCGCGCACGACGTTCAGGACCTCGCCGACCAGCTCCGGGTCGAGCGCCGCGGTGATCTCGTCGAGCAGCAGCAGCCGGGGCCGTACGGCGAGGGCCCGCACGATCGCCACCCGCTGCTGCTGACCGCCGCTCAGCCGGTCCGGGTACTCGCCCGCCTTCCCGCCGAGCCCGAGCCGCTCCAGCAGCTCGCGAGCGTGCTCCTCGGCCTCCGCGCGGGCCACGCCGTGCACCCGCCGCGGGGCGAGCGTGATGTTCTCCAGCACCGTCATGTGCGGGAAGAGGTTGTACGCCTGGAACACCACGCCGATACGGCGCCGTACCGCGTCCTGGTCGACCCGCGGATCGGTGATCTCCTCGCCGTCCAGCCAGATGGCGCCGTCGTCGATCTCCTCCAGGAGGTTGGCGCAGCGCAGCAGGGTCGACTTGCCGGAGCCGGAGGCGCCGATCAGCGCGGTCACCGTGTGCGGGGCGACCTCCAGGTCGACGTCCCGCAGCACGACCGAGTCGCCGAAGGTCTTGCGGACGGACTCCATCCGCAGCACCGGTGCGTCCGCGTCGCTCATGCGACTCCTCCCTGGGCCCGCCGGCGGTCCATGCGTGCCGTCACCCAGTCCGTCAAGCGGGTCATCGGGATGGTCAGCGCCACGAACACCAGGCCCGCGACGATGTACGGCGTGTAGTTGAGGCTCCGTCCGACGATGATGTCGGCGGCACGTACGGCGTCGATCGCGCCGCCGATCGACACGAGGCCGGTGTCCTTCTGGAGGGACACCAGGTCGTTCAGCAGCGGCGGCACCTGGCGGCGCACCGCCTGCGGCAGCACCACGTACCGCAGCGCCTGCCGGTTGGACAGGCCGAGCGAGCGGGCCGCGGCGCGCTGGGAGGGGTGCACGGACTCGATGCCCGCGCGGAACACCTCGGCCACGTACGCCGAGTACGTCAGCGTGAGCGCCGTGCCGCCCAGCCACACCGGGTCGACCGTCACACCCTGGAGCCGCAGCGCCGGCACGCCCAGGACGACGATCATGAGGTTGATGATGAGCGGCAGGCCGCGGAAGAAGTCCGTGTAGGCGGCGGCCAGGACGCGCAGCGGGAAGAACACCGGCCCGCGCAGCGTGCGCGCGATGGCGATGAGCATCCCGAGAACCAGGACGGCCGCGCCGCACACGAACAGCAGCCGGACGTTCAGCCACAGCCCTTCGAGGACCTTGGGGAACGCCTCGCGCGCGTACTGCCCGTTGAAGAACGTCTCCTTGGTGCGCGGCCAGCCGGGCGCGTTGACGACGACCAGGTAGAGGACGACGGCGGTGAGCAGGGTCGAGACCGCGGCGATCGCCGTCGCGCGGCGGGAGCGGGCACGCTTGAGCGCCTCCCGCTCGATCCGCCGCTGCGACGGCGTGTACGAGTCGCCCGCGCCTTCCTGGCCGGCCTCGTCCTTCGTGAGCGTCACTTGAGGACCGGGGCGTCGACGGCGTCCGACAGCCACTGCTGCTCCAGCTTGGCGAGCGTGCCGTCCTTGCGGAGCGCGTCGACGGCCTCCGTCACGCAGGAGGTGAGCGCGCTGCCCTTGTCGAGCACGAGCCCGAACTGCTCGGGCGTGCCGCCCTGGTTCTCGAACTGTCCGACGATCGTGCCGTCCGTGACCTCGGCCGCGGTGATGTAGAAGGCGGTGGGCAGGTCGACGACGATCGCGTCCACCTGCTTGTTCTCCAGGGCGGACTTCGCCTGGTCGTTCTTGGCGTACGCGGCGGCCTCCTGCGTCGGCTTCACCACGTCCTGGATGTAGTTCAGGCTCGTCGTGCCGACCTGGGCGCCGAGCTTGAGGCCCTTCAGGTCCGCGATGCTCTTCGCCTTGGCGGCCTTGGTGCCCTTGAGCGCGATGACGGCCTGGCGCACGTCGTAGTAGCCGGAGGAGAAGTCCACGGCCTTCTTGCGCTCGGCGCTGATCGACACCTGGTTGATGTCGAAGTCGAAGGTCTTCTCCCCGGGCGCGAAGGCCTTGTTGAAGGGGACGCTCTGCCAGACGACGGCGCTCTTGTCGTAGCCGAGCTGCTTGGCCACGGCGTAGGCGACGGCGGACTCGAAGCCCTTGCCGTTCGCCGGCTTGTCGTCCTTGAACCACGGCTCGTAGGCGGGCTCGTCGGTCGCGACCGTCAGCTTGCCGGAGGTCTTCGTGGCCAGCTTGCCCTTGGCGCAGGCGTTGCCGGTCGGCGCCGAGGCCTTGGCGCTCGCGTCGTCCTCGGGCTGCGGGGCGCAGCCGACGGCGGTGGCGAGCAGGGCTATGGAGGCCGCGGCGACGGCGCGGCGCAGGGCGCGAGGGGCAGGGTGCATGGCGGGAGAGTGACAGTCCACTGTCCCGTTTGTCGAGGTCACGACGGCAATTGTCCGCATATTGGGAACGGGTGTTGCATTTATGTGAACAGTTTTCGGACAGCTTGCCTGGGCCGCCGGCCGAGGGCGGGGATCGAAAGACCGGCGGCCCTTACCGCGCAGGAGCCGTCATCCTGTGCGGGGCTGCCCCCAGTTGACTGCGCAACCACCTGCGCCGGGAGCGGGTGTGTGCCACCGGCGCGTGTGAAGAGTTCACACGGGGCGCGCAACGCCCTTTGCGCGCCCCGGCGTTCACCACCCCCGCGCGTGCCACCCGGCGGGTCTCACCAACCCCGCTTGCCGGCCCCGGCGAGCATCCGAGGCATCCGCCTCAAGGGTGCCGCCTTCCAGGGCCCGCCGATCGTGCTGGTTCTGGGTGTGTCCGCTCCGGGAAGACCGCCGTCGGCATGGCGGTCGCCGAGGTGCTCGGGAGTGCCGTTCGTCGAGGGCGACGACTTCCAACCCGCCGCGAACATAGACAAGATGAGCGTCGGTCAGGCGCTGGACCCCGACCGGGGCCCTGGCTGCGTGCCCTCGCCGACCGTGTCCGGCACTCCGTCGAGGCCGCCGAGGGGCTGGTGGTCGCCTGTTCGACCCACAGGCGCGCCTACCGGCCCGGAAGCCACCACCGCCGTCGGCCGCCCCGGCGAGCACCCGTTGCGCTGAACCCCGCCCCGGTGAGGGGCCGATCAAACAACGTCGTGTGCCCCGGTGTTACGCGAGCATTCTTGTGAGGCAAGTCACTACTGGAGTGGCATCTGTGGATGCTCAGACAGCAAGGGACCCCACCTGAACTTTCCAAAATCATGAACGCGTCTTGACCCTGGTTTCGAAGGGGAACGCATTCCAAATCCGTTCGATAACGGCATGTGATTACCCTAGCCCTGTGTGACCGAAGCGCGGAATTGTGTAGTCCGCACCGCGCCGAAGGGATGATGTGAAGGCGCATCGGGGAATGTGCCTTTCATTCATGCGGCACCGAACCTCGCTGGTTGTTCGATTTCGCATGCCCAGGGGAGGGGTTCACGTGAAGCGTGCTCACCGGACGCTGTCACTGTCGGCGGCAGGATTCGCAACGGTATTGGCATGCGCGGGCACCGCGTCCGCGGGCGCGGGGCCGACGCCGGCGAACCAGCAGCCGCCCGTGTCATCTGTGCCGTCGGAGGCGGGTAATCCGCTGTCCGCACGTGCTCAGGCCGCAGGTGTGTGCTCGGACGCCTATCAGATCGGCACGACGTCGTACGCCTACCGGGGGACGGAGCAGATCGCCTCGGTCAAGCAGTTCTACTCGCCCGAGTGCAAGGAGAACTACGGCTACGTGTGGGTGTGGAAGTCGTTCCTCGACCAAGGGATCAACTTCGACCTGCGGGTCGGCGTGTGGTCCTACGACCGCGAGACGCTGCTGGGCGCTCGTACCGAGTTCGACACGCACAGCCAGGAGTTCTGGGGCAACGGCGCCGACACGGTGGATGACTGCACCTCCGGCGACGGCACTCTGACCATCGCCGACGAGCAGGGTGGCTACTCCGCCAGGACGTCCAAGCGCTGCTGACCCGATCGCGGCGCGGCTGCCCGTCGATTCCATATGCGGTGCCCAACCAGCCGGTCCCGCGCTGATCCAGTGCGTCGTTCTGGGCCAGGGTCACCACGTAGGGCGGACACCGAGCGCGGGTGACAGCCGCCCACCGGCTGTCACCCGCCGAGGTCTGCCTCCCGTCAACCGGCTGTGAAGGCCCGAACCATCCGACGATCCAAGGAGAGACCCTCGTGCACTCTGTCATGCCCGAGAACAAGGCGCCCAGAAGCGGCACCAGACGCGGCAGACGTACCGTCTCCACCGCCGCAGTCGCCACAACAACCGGCGCGGCACTGTTACTTGCTCTGTTACCCATGCAGGCGTCAGCGTCGCCCGGCCCCGACGAACCGTCTCCGAAGCCCACCTCGTCCTCCCCCGTGGGGCAGACCAAGGCGCCCGGAAGCACGCCCATCGGGGTCGCGGGCAAGGACCG
Above is a window of Streptomyces griseorubiginosus DNA encoding:
- a CDS encoding ABC transporter substrate-binding protein; translated protein: MHPAPRALRRAVAAASIALLATAVGCAPQPEDDASAKASAPTGNACAKGKLATKTSGKLTVATDEPAYEPWFKDDKPANGKGFESAVAYAVAKQLGYDKSAVVWQSVPFNKAFAPGEKTFDFDINQVSISAERKKAVDFSSGYYDVRQAVIALKGTKAAKAKSIADLKGLKLGAQVGTTSLNYIQDVVKPTQEAAAYAKNDQAKSALENKQVDAIVVDLPTAFYITAAEVTDGTIVGQFENQGGTPEQFGLVLDKGSALTSCVTEAVDALRKDGTLAKLEQQWLSDAVDAPVLK